GTCTCGGGGTCCACCCGGCGGACCTCTCGGGTGGGGGTGGCCAGACACACCGAGGACCTGCCGTCCTGGGTGGGGATCAGCACCAGCCGGGCGTCGTGCGGCACCCCGGGCCGGAAGAACCCGGCGGGCCACAGCGGTGCGGCCACCGTGGTGATCCGCACCCCCGCCTGACCGTGGGTGAGCCGCCGCAGCAGTGCCACGACGGCCTGGTGGGCTTCCTGGTCCGGCAGCGCGAGCGAGGTGCGGTTCCTGGAGGTGCCGCGGTGCAGCACGTCGTCGGGGCCGAGGACGAAGACGGCGGCGGGAGAGCCGGTGAGCCGCGCGGTGCCCTCGGCGGCGGCGTCGGCGAGTTCCTGCGGGGAGCGTGCCGCCTGGATGCCGACGATCGCCTCCGACAGCAGGGACAGCCGCCGTGCCGCCGCCTGGTCGTCGGCCCGCAGCCGCGCGGCCCGTACGGCCGCCCGGACCACGGCGTCTATCTCCTCGGGCTCGGCGGGCATCGCCAGGTGGGCCTCACCGCCCGCGTCCAGCCCCTGCCCGCGGTCGCCCGGGGCCACGTCACCGGCCGAGAAGTGCACGACGGGCAGCCCGGCCATGTGCGGCCGGGCCTTGAGCCGACGGCACAGTTCGAAGCCGCTCATGTCCGGCAGCTCCACGTCGACGAGGGCCACGTCCGGCAGGGCGCCCTTGCGTCGCCGTACGTCCAGTTCGACGAGTGCCTCGTGGCCGGTGCCGACCGCGACGACCTGGTGACCTGCGCGGCGCAGCACCACACCGAGGGCGAACCGGCCGGCCGCCGTACGGTCCACGACCAGCACGGTCGTGTCGGTCCGTCTGTCGTTGCCGTCGGCGTTCATCTGTTGTCGACCCTCGGACTCACCGGTGGAGCAGACCGGATGGAAGGCCTGCTCCACCAAGGTAATGCCCCTGTCTAGGGGGTCGTCCGGGAGAACACTGCGACGGTCCGGCCCGGCACGGCGAACGTGCCGGACTCCGAGACGTACGAAGCGGTCCTGACGGTGGGGTCCGACCCCGCCGCCTGCACCGGGTGCAGCCGGTATCCCGTCCCGGCGAGCGCGTCGACGGTCTGCTTCCGCGCGGTCGGCGTCGCGTTGAACACGACGACCAGGTCATCGAGTTCCATGGTGATCACCCCGGGCGTCTCGTCCTTCCCGGACAGCGGGAAGGAGAGCGCCGACTGCACCCGCTCGGCCGTCCCGAGGGAGAACGCCTTCTCGGTGGTACGGATCCTCAGCAGATCCCGGTAGGCGGAGGAGGCCGAGGTGATCTGCGGGCAGCCGACCCCGACCGTGGTCAACAGGGGCTTGGCGTAAGGCCATTTGGAGGCGTTGTCGACGGCCGGCGGCAGTCCCCGGCCGAAGCCGTTGCCGGCGGCGCAGTTCCAGTGGATCGCGTTGAACCAGTCCCCGCTGTCGTAGGAGTTGCGGTCCAGGGACTTGGAGCGCAGCAGGTCGGTGCCGGCCTGGGACAGGGCCGGGCCCTGGGAGAGCGCGGCGGTGGCCATGGCGAGGACCTGCATACGGGAGCGGTCGGCCGCCGAGGTGTCCCCCGGCAGCTTGTACGCCAGCGCGTCGAACAGCGACTCGTTGTCGTGCGCGTCGACATAGGCGAGGGCGTCGCCGGGCGCGTCCGCGTAGCCGGCCGGGGCGCCGTTGTAGTCGACCTCGGCGCCGGTTACCTCCTTGCCTTCGGTGTCCGTGAAGCCGTACGAGGCGAGGTTGCCGCTCAGCCCCACCTTGATCAGGTCCTGGTAGTGCAGCAGACGGGCCTTCTGCTCGGCCGAAGTGCCGTTGTTGGTGGACGAGTTGGGGTCGGTGTAGAGCCCGGACGCGAAGCCCTGGACGCCCGGGTCCTCGTCGAAGGGACCGCCGCCGCGCACGGCGTCACGCGCCCGGTCGGAGAAGGTCGCGATGCCCGTGCCGGCCATGTTCTTCTGGGTGGCCTGGACGAAGCGGGCGTCGTCGGCGACCTCGCCGAAGTTCCAGCCCTCGCCGTAGAGGATGATCTTCTTGCCGTCGACGCCGTCCTTGGCGAGGGTCAGCGCGTCCAGCGCCTTGCGCACCGCCAGGATGTTGGCCTTGGGGTGGTGCCCCATGAGGTCGAAGCGGAAGCCGTCGACCTTGTACTCCTTGGCCCAGGTGACGATCGAGTCGACGACCAGCTTGCCCATCATCGCGTTCTCGGTCGCGGTGTTCGCACAGCAGGTGCTGTTCGCCACCGAGCCGTCGGCGAGCAGCCGCTGGTAGTAGCCGGGGACGATCCGGTCGAGGACGCTGGTCGCCGCCTGGCCGCTCGCCGCCGTGTGGTTGTAGACCACGTCCATGACGACCCTGAGGCCCTCCTGGTTCAGCGACTTCACCATCCGGCGGAACTCGACGGTACGGGCGGTCCCGTCCGGGTCACCCGCGTAGGAGCCCTCGGGGACCGTGTAGTGGTACGGGTCGTACCCCCAGTTGTAGGCGTCCTTCGCGGCGGTCGCGGCCACGCACTCCTGCTGCTTCTCGGAGTCGGCCGGGTAGGAAGGCAGGTCGCAGCCGGGGGTCGACTGTGCGGCCTTGTCCTCGGCGATGGTGGCGATGTCGAAGACGGGCAGCAGATGGACGTACGACGTGCCCGCCGCCGCCAGCTCCCGCAGATGCTTCGAGCCGTCGCTGCCCCGGTCCGTGAAGGCCAGGTAGGTGCCCCGGTCCTGGGCGGGGACGGTCGTGTCCGCGACGGAGAAGTCCCGGACGTGCAGCTCCTGGATCTGGGCGTCCTTCAGCGGGACGGCCTTCGGCTTGGTGAGCGTGGACCAGCCGCCGGGGGCGAGGGCCTTGTCGTCGAGGTCGACGACGAGACTGCGCCCGGAGTCGGTGGTGAGGGCGACCGAGTAGGGGTCGGTGACCTTGTTGGTGACGACCTTGCCGACGCCGGGCGCCCACACCGTCACGACGTACCGGTAGGGCTTGTTCTTCCAGGACCTGGGGCCGGTGACGGACCAGACGCCGGTGGTGTCGTCGCGCCGCATCTTCACGGTGGAGCCGTCGAGCTCCAGGGAGACCTGCTGTGCCGTGGGGGCCCAGACGGCCAGGGTGGGGCGGCCGTGGTGGAACGTCGGCCCGAGACGGGCCTTGGTCGCACCGGTGTACAGGTCGTCGAGCACGCCCGCGATCTGTACGCCCGTCGCCGCCAGCACCGCGCCGTTCACGGCCCGTTGGGAGGCGACGACCTGTCCGCTCAGCGCCTCGCGCACCCGGTCCCGGTCACGCGCGTCCACGGACCAGGCGGTGTAGGCCTTGAGGTGCGGGAACGCGGCCTTCTGGGCGTCGGTGAGGGTGGTCCTCGTCAGCCGCAGCCACTTGGCGGCCCCGGTGAGCGTGCCGTCGGCGACCGCGATCGAGCCCTTCGCGCTGTACAGCAGCTGGGTCGAGGCGGCGGCCTCGGAGCCGTTCCAGGCGACCGTGTTCCGGTCGATCCAGACCGCCTTGGACGTGGTCAGGTCGAGGGCCGCCGCGGAGCCGGCCGGTTGCGGGAGCAGGTACTTCTCCTGCCCGCTCAGCAGCCACACCTCGTGCCCGTTGCTCGTGAGGTCCAGCGACTGATCGGTCGGGAGGTCCTTGTCGTCGCCCTTGTGGAGGATGTAGCTGAGGCTGGTGGCACCGGCGGTGAGCGGCACCTCGAAGACCGCGCCGTACGCGTCGGTCGTGGTCGGCTTCAGCGGGTTCGACCACTCGGTGGGGTTCGCGGCGCCGGTCCAGGTGTGCAGACCCCAGCCGGTGTAGTCGCCGTCGGTGCGGTGGTAGTGCAGGACGGCCTTGGCGGTGTCCTGGGCCGGGTAGTCGGGCCTCTCGGTGAGGACGCCCTCCTTGCCCTGCTCGATCCAGACCTCGCCGGTCTTCGTGACGTCGATCGTGCGGTCGGCGGAGACGTCCTTGTCGCCCTGCTGGTCGATGACCAGGAACCCGACGGACGAGGCGCCCGGCTTCAGCTTGACGTAGGCGAAGGCCCCGTACGCGTCCCGGCCGACGAAGGGGTGGCTGTCCGGCCAGGTGGTCGCCTCACCGTCGGCCAGGTCGCCCCAGGCGTACAGGCCCCAGTCGGCGTAGTCGCCGTCGGTGCGCTTGTAGTGGACGATCGCGTAGTCGCGGGAGGAGGCGGTGGGGGTCTCCTCGGCGGGCGGGGTGCCGGTGACGGAGGCCGCGGTGGCGCTCGCCGTGCGCCCGGCCGAGTCGACGACGACCGCCTTGTAGCGCAGGGCCGTTCCCGCGGGTACGTCCGCGTCGACGGTCTGCGTGACCCGGTAGGGGGCGTGGTCGGCGGAGCCGAGGGTCTGCCACTTGCCGTTGCCGGTCTGGGCGGCGAAGACGACCCGGTTGAGTCGGCCGCCCGCCACGTCGGCGCTCAGCTCGACGGTGCCGGTGGCGCCGGCGGCGGGGGCGTGCAGGGCGACGGTCGGCCTGGCGGCGGGGGCGGGCAGTTCGCGGGTGGCCTTGAGGACGACGGCCGAGCCGGCGGGAACGGTTACGGTGATTTTCCTGTCGGCACCGGTGGCAACCGTCTTCTCGGTGCCGTAGATCCCGCGGAACGCGGTGTTCACGGAACCGGTTTCGAAGGTCGCTTCCTGCGCCGTGCCGGCGTTGTTGAAGGCGACGATGTACTCGGTCGTGTCCTTGCCGGTGCCGTTGCGGGAGAAGGCGTAGACGCCGGCGCCGTCGGCCGCGTAGCGCTCGGTCTGGACGCCGTCGGTGAGGGCGGGGTTCGCTTTGCGGAGCTTCGCGAGCGCCGCGATCTGCCGGTACAGCGGGGCGCCGGTGTCGTAGGCGTCGCTCGCGTGGGTGCGGTCGGTGCCGATCTCGTCGTCGTCGAGGTAGTCGGCGGTGCGCGAGGCGAACATGGTCTGGCGGGCGTCCTTGTCGCCGCCGGAGCCGGTGAAGCCCTGCTCGTCGCCGTAGTAGACGACCGGGTTGCCGCGGCTGAGGAACATCAGCTCGTTCGCGAGCTTGTCCTTGGCGAGGAGTTCGGCGTCGGTGGCCTTCGGGTTGTCCTGGTTCAGGAAGTACCCGATGCGGCCCATGTCGTGGTTGCCGAGGAAGGTGACCTGCTCGTAGGCGTTGGCCTTGTCGGTCGTGTACTTGTAGTCGTCGGCGAAGACCGAGGCGAGCTTCTGCGCGCTGCCGCCCTGGGAGGCGTACTGGCGGGCCGCCTCCTGGAAGGGGAAGTCGAGCGTGGCGTCGAGGCGGCCCTGGGTGACGTACGGGGACGTGATCGACGTGTCGGCGGAGTACACCTCGCCGAACATGAAGAAGTCGTCCCGGCCCTGCTTGGCCGCGTAGGCGTCGAGGGCCGTCGCCCACTGGGTCCAGAACTCCATGTTCACGTGCTTCACGGTGTCGATCCGGAAGCCGTCGATCCGGAAGTCCCGCACCCAGCGCTGGTAGATCTTCTCCATCCCGCTGACGACCTCGGGGCGCTCGGTCCACAGGTCGTCGAGCCCGGAGAAGTCTCCGTACGTGGTCGACTCACCGGCATAGGTCGAGTCGCCGCGGTTGTGGTACATCGTCGGGTCGTTGAGCCAGGACGGCACCTTGGCGGTCCGCTGCGCGGCGGTGACCGTCGGGGTGCGTGGGAAGGAGCCGACGTCCACGGCCGGGAACTTCGTGGCGCCGTCCGCGTAGTCGGCGTCGTCGAAGGGCTCGCCGTCCTTCGTCAGGTACGGGAACGCGCCCTTGGAGAGGTAGTCGTAGGACTTCTCCTCGTAGTCGACGACATCGGCGGTGTGGTTGGTGATGACGTCGAAGAAGACCTTCATGCCCTTGGCGTGCGCCTTGGAGATGAGGGTCTCCAGGTCCTTGTTGGTGCCGAAGTGCGGGTCGACCTGGGTGAAGTCGGTGATCCAGTAGCCGTGGTAGCCCGCCGAGGCGTTGCTGCCGGTCCCCTGCACGGGCCGGTTCTTGAAGATCGGCGCCATCCAGATGGAGGTCGTGCCGAGGCCCTTGATGTAGTCGAGCCGCTGGGTCAGACCCTTGAGATCGCCACCCTGGTAGAAGCCCTTGTCGGTGGGGTCGTAGCCGGTGGTGAGGCGTGAGCCGGTCAGTCCGCCCTCGTCGTTGGCGGAGCTGCCGTTGGCGAAACGGTCCGGCATGACGAAGTAGAACTGCTCACGGGTGTCGTCGTGGCGGGCCGGGGCGGCGGCCAGCTTCGCGTCGGAGGGCGGTGGGGGCGGGCTGTCCGCGTGCGCCGCGAGGGGCTGCACGAGGGCTGCGGCCAGCGCGGCCACGGCGACGGCCGCGACCCGTCGGGCAGGTGGCGCGGTGCGGCGCGTCGGGGGCGCCGGCCATCTCGGTATCACAGGCGGGAACTCCTTGCGATTACGGCTCTCTTGGGTCCGACCCCAACGCCGCGGGACGGCTTCGTCGCCGGGCGCCCGCGTGACCGTATCGCTCACGAAAGGTTTACAGCAAGAGGCTTGCAACTCACAGCAAGAACTTTCACCAATACCTTGACGTGCCCTTCTCAACTACCCCACGCTCACCCCTTGTTGAATCCCGAACCCCCCGAGGAAACCCCTTTCGGAGCCGCAGATGACCATCAGAGACCACCCCCCGGGTGTCCTACGGCGCACCGCCGGTGCCGCGGCCGCCGCCGCACTGGCCCTGGCCGGAACGATCGCCCTGCCCGCCGGCGCCGCCCACGCGGACGCCACGACCTCCGGCGATGTGATCGCCAACCTGTGGGAGTACAACTGGAACTCGGTCGCGTCCGAGTGCACGGCCGTGCTCGGCCCGGGCGGCTACGGCGCGGTGTGGGTCGCCCCGCCCGCCGAGTCCCTGAAGCAGTCCAGCTCCTACTGGTGGGACGTCTACCAGCCGTACTCCTCCAGCCTGAACGGCCGCTTCGGGACGGCGGCCCAGTTCGCGTCGATGGTCACGGCCTGCCACGACGCAGGACTCAAGGTCTACACGGACGCCGTGGTCAACCACACCGCCGCGCAGACCGGCGTCGGATACAACGGCACGACGATCACCAACAAGTACGACACGCCGGACTGGGACCCGGACGACTACCACACCTCGGCCGAGTGCAACGACTCCGACCTGATCATCGACGACTGGTCGAACCTGAGTGAGATCCAGAACTGCGAGCTGCTGGGTCTGCCCGACCTGGAGACCGAGGACGACGACGTCCGCTCGGGCATCGCCGCCTACCTGAACAAGCAGATCGCCCTGGGTGTCGACGGCTTCCGCATCGACGCCGCCAAGCACATCCCGGTCGCCGACCTCAACGCGATCCGGGCGAAGCTCGACGACACGGCCTCGGGCGTCGACCCGTACGTCTTCCAGGAGGTGTACCCGGGCTCGACCCCGGCGGCCTCCGACTACTACTCCTCGGGCGACGTCCTGGACTTCACCTACGCGAGCAAGTTGAAGTCGGCGTTCCAGGGGAACGTGAGCGACCTGGCCTCCCTGGAGAGCAGCGGCATCCTTCCGGCCGCGAACTCGGTGTCCTTCGTGACCAACCACGACACCGAGCGCAACGGCCTGCACATGAGCTACAAGGACGGCGACACCTACCGGCTCGCCAACGTCTTCGAGCTGGCCTACAAGTGGGCGACCCCGACGATCTACTCGGGCTTCGAGTGGTCCTCCTCCGACCAGGCCCCGCCGAACTCGAACGGCTTCGTCACGGACACGAACTGCTCCTCCGGCTGGTACTGCCTCCAGCGCGACACCGCGATCGCCGGCATGGTGAAGTGGCACAACGCGGTCGGCTCGGCGGCGGTCACCAACTGGTCCACGAAGTCGTCGAACGTGATCGGCTTCGCCCGCGGGACCGGCGGCTACCTCGCGCTCAACAACGGTTCCTCCGCCGCCACTCACACCTTCGCCACCGGCATGGCCGACGGCACGTACGCGAACGTCGTCGACAACGGCGCGACGACGGTGACGGTCTCGGGCGGCAACGCCACGCTCACCGTCCCGGCGAAGAGCGCGATCGCCTTCCACGACGGCGCGTTCACCCCGTGCACCACCTGCGAGCCCGACGACGGCGGATCGACGTCCACGGTGAGCGCGACCTTCAACGCGTACGCGTCGACGACGAGCGGCACGAGCGTCCACGTCGTCGGCTCGATCGCGGCGCTGGGCGGCTGGGACACCTCCAAGGCGGTCCAGCTGTCGTCCGCCGGCTACCCGATCTGGTCGGGGGCGGTGAGCGTGCCGATCAACACGTCCTTCGAGTACAAGTACGTCAAGAAGGACGCGGCCGGGAACGTGACCTGGGAGTCCACCGCCAACAGGTCTGCCACCGGCACGACTTCGGCGCTCACGCTCGACAGCTCCTGGAACGTGGCGAACGCGAGCGCCACCGACGTGACCTTCAACGTCAACGCGACGACGAGCCTGGGCACCGACGTCTACGTCGTCGGGTCCATCGCCTCCCTCGGCTCCTGGAGCACCGCCGACGCCGTCCCGCTGTCATCGGCGTCGTACCCCACCTGGAGCAGGAAGGTGATCGTCCCCAGGAGCACGGCCTTCGAGTACAAGTTCCTCAAGAAGGACGGCTCCGGGAACGTGACCTGGGAGTCCGGGACGAACCGCTCGTACACGACGGGCAG
The sequence above is a segment of the Streptomyces asoensis genome. Coding sequences within it:
- a CDS encoding fused response regulator/phosphatase, with the translated sequence MNADGNDRRTDTTVLVVDRTAAGRFALGVVLRRAGHQVVAVGTGHEALVELDVRRRKGALPDVALVDVELPDMSGFELCRRLKARPHMAGLPVVHFSAGDVAPGDRGQGLDAGGEAHLAMPAEPEEIDAVVRAAVRAARLRADDQAAARRLSLLSEAIVGIQAARSPQELADAAAEGTARLTGSPAAVFVLGPDDVLHRGTSRNRTSLALPDQEAHQAVVALLRRLTHGQAGVRITTVAAPLWPAGFFRPGVPHDARLVLIPTQDGRSSVCLATPTREVRRVDPETESRLARLAQATALAAEPLLMYQAERHVALTLQHSVLPRPQRLPELPGVDVAVRYVPASREAEIGGDFYAALRTGEGALAAVGDVVGHSLEAATVMVEIRHALRAYCVDESDPAVLAERLDRMLQLYHPEVTATVCLVLIDPGTGRTRIANAGHIPPLIVRDTGGADYAKAAGPLLGLGVPHPPPTELFLEPTDRLLMVTDGLIETRGTDLAVSMEQLRAAAIGAMPGLDALCDTLLTSFGHDREDDIAMLALRLTT
- the pulA gene encoding pullulanase-type alpha-1,6-glucosidase; protein product: MIPRWPAPPTRRTAPPARRVAAVAVAALAAALVQPLAAHADSPPPPPSDAKLAAAPARHDDTREQFYFVMPDRFANGSSANDEGGLTGSRLTTGYDPTDKGFYQGGDLKGLTQRLDYIKGLGTTSIWMAPIFKNRPVQGTGSNASAGYHGYWITDFTQVDPHFGTNKDLETLISKAHAKGMKVFFDVITNHTADVVDYEEKSYDYLSKGAFPYLTKDGEPFDDADYADGATKFPAVDVGSFPRTPTVTAAQRTAKVPSWLNDPTMYHNRGDSTYAGESTTYGDFSGLDDLWTERPEVVSGMEKIYQRWVRDFRIDGFRIDTVKHVNMEFWTQWATALDAYAAKQGRDDFFMFGEVYSADTSITSPYVTQGRLDATLDFPFQEAARQYASQGGSAQKLASVFADDYKYTTDKANAYEQVTFLGNHDMGRIGYFLNQDNPKATDAELLAKDKLANELMFLSRGNPVVYYGDEQGFTGSGGDKDARQTMFASRTADYLDDDEIGTDRTHASDAYDTGAPLYRQIAALAKLRKANPALTDGVQTERYAADGAGVYAFSRNGTGKDTTEYIVAFNNAGTAQEATFETGSVNTAFRGIYGTEKTVATGADRKITVTVPAGSAVVLKATRELPAPAARPTVALHAPAAGATGTVELSADVAGGRLNRVVFAAQTGNGKWQTLGSADHAPYRVTQTVDADVPAGTALRYKAVVVDSAGRTASATAASVTGTPPAEETPTASSRDYAIVHYKRTDGDYADWGLYAWGDLADGEATTWPDSHPFVGRDAYGAFAYVKLKPGASSVGFLVIDQQGDKDVSADRTIDVTKTGEVWIEQGKEGVLTERPDYPAQDTAKAVLHYHRTDGDYTGWGLHTWTGAANPTEWSNPLKPTTTDAYGAVFEVPLTAGATSLSYILHKGDDKDLPTDQSLDLTSNGHEVWLLSGQEKYLLPQPAGSAAALDLTTSKAVWIDRNTVAWNGSEAAASTQLLYSAKGSIAVADGTLTGAAKWLRLTRTTLTDAQKAAFPHLKAYTAWSVDARDRDRVREALSGQVVASQRAVNGAVLAATGVQIAGVLDDLYTGATKARLGPTFHHGRPTLAVWAPTAQQVSLELDGSTVKMRRDDTTGVWSVTGPRSWKNKPYRYVVTVWAPGVGKVVTNKVTDPYSVALTTDSGRSLVVDLDDKALAPGGWSTLTKPKAVPLKDAQIQELHVRDFSVADTTVPAQDRGTYLAFTDRGSDGSKHLRELAAAGTSYVHLLPVFDIATIAEDKAAQSTPGCDLPSYPADSEKQQECVAATAAKDAYNWGYDPYHYTVPEGSYAGDPDGTARTVEFRRMVKSLNQEGLRVVMDVVYNHTAASGQAATSVLDRIVPGYYQRLLADGSVANSTCCANTATENAMMGKLVVDSIVTWAKEYKVDGFRFDLMGHHPKANILAVRKALDALTLAKDGVDGKKIILYGEGWNFGEVADDARFVQATQKNMAGTGIATFSDRARDAVRGGGPFDEDPGVQGFASGLYTDPNSSTNNGTSAEQKARLLHYQDLIKVGLSGNLASYGFTDTEGKEVTGAEVDYNGAPAGYADAPGDALAYVDAHDNESLFDALAYKLPGDTSAADRSRMQVLAMATAALSQGPALSQAGTDLLRSKSLDRNSYDSGDWFNAIHWNCAAGNGFGRGLPPAVDNASKWPYAKPLLTTVGVGCPQITSASSAYRDLLRIRTTEKAFSLGTAERVQSALSFPLSGKDETPGVITMELDDLVVVFNATPTARKQTVDALAGTGYRLHPVQAAGSDPTVRTASYVSESGTFAVPGRTVAVFSRTTP
- a CDS encoding carbohydrate-binding module family 20 domain-containing protein — its product is MTIRDHPPGVLRRTAGAAAAAALALAGTIALPAGAAHADATTSGDVIANLWEYNWNSVASECTAVLGPGGYGAVWVAPPAESLKQSSSYWWDVYQPYSSSLNGRFGTAAQFASMVTACHDAGLKVYTDAVVNHTAAQTGVGYNGTTITNKYDTPDWDPDDYHTSAECNDSDLIIDDWSNLSEIQNCELLGLPDLETEDDDVRSGIAAYLNKQIALGVDGFRIDAAKHIPVADLNAIRAKLDDTASGVDPYVFQEVYPGSTPAASDYYSSGDVLDFTYASKLKSAFQGNVSDLASLESSGILPAANSVSFVTNHDTERNGLHMSYKDGDTYRLANVFELAYKWATPTIYSGFEWSSSDQAPPNSNGFVTDTNCSSGWYCLQRDTAIAGMVKWHNAVGSAAVTNWSTKSSNVIGFARGTGGYLALNNGSSAATHTFATGMADGTYANVVDNGATTVTVSGGNATLTVPAKSAIAFHDGAFTPCTTCEPDDGGSTSTVSATFNAYASTTSGTSVHVVGSIAALGGWDTSKAVQLSSAGYPIWSGAVSVPINTSFEYKYVKKDAAGNVTWESTANRSATGTTSALTLDSSWNVANASATDVTFNVNATTSLGTDVYVVGSIASLGSWSTADAVPLSSASYPTWSRKVIVPRSTAFEYKFLKKDGSGNVTWESGTNRSYTTGSSSGYSTSDTWK